In Candidatus Hydrogenedens sp., the following are encoded in one genomic region:
- the ruvB gene encoding Holliday junction branch migration DNA helicase RuvB: protein MNSEHIFAPEPIEDESVFDEQIRPQRLQDFPGQEPVKEKLLISIYAAKQRKEPLDHILLYGPPGLGKTTLARILANEMGVAIHQTSGPVLERQADLSAILTGLNEFDILFIDEIHRLNRAVEETLYSAMEDFEIDIMLGKGPTARSIKLGLKPFTLIGATTRAGLLTPPLRARFGDSCRLDFYSPQELQTIVLRSARILNVPIDEEASLEIARRSRGTARIANRLLRRVRDYAQVKGDGTITLSIANSALKLLRIDDLGLDDMDRMLIKTVIEKFSGGPVGLNSLAVAIGEERQTIEEVHEPYLIQIGFMKRTPQGRVATPLAYKHFGLTPPGSYIPPLFPSNE from the coding sequence ATGAATTCGGAGCATATATTTGCACCGGAGCCAATAGAAGATGAATCTGTATTTGATGAACAGATTCGACCCCAGCGGTTGCAAGACTTTCCCGGACAGGAACCCGTAAAAGAAAAATTATTAATTTCTATTTATGCGGCAAAGCAGAGAAAAGAACCATTAGACCATATTTTGCTTTATGGTCCTCCCGGTTTGGGGAAAACAACGCTTGCCCGTATTTTAGCCAATGAAATGGGCGTGGCTATTCACCAAACTTCTGGACCTGTATTAGAACGGCAGGCAGATTTATCAGCAATACTTACGGGACTGAATGAATTCGATATTTTGTTTATTGATGAAATACACCGATTAAATCGAGCGGTTGAGGAAACTTTATACTCTGCAATGGAAGATTTTGAAATTGACATTATGTTAGGGAAAGGACCTACTGCCCGTTCCATAAAGTTAGGGTTAAAACCTTTCACTCTGATAGGGGCTACAACGCGTGCTGGTTTGTTAACACCTCCATTACGGGCACGATTCGGAGATTCATGCCGTCTTGATTTCTATTCACCTCAGGAATTACAAACAATAGTACTTCGTTCAGCCCGTATTTTAAATGTGCCGATAGATGAAGAAGCCTCTTTAGAGATTGCAAGGCGTTCACGGGGTACAGCCCGTATTGCGAACCGATTACTAAGGAGGGTTAGAGATTATGCACAGGTGAAAGGAGATGGCACAATTACCCTATCTATAGCAAACTCTGCACTGAAACTTCTTCGAATTGATGACCTCGGTCTGGATGATATGGACCGTATGTTAATAAAAACGGTTATTGAAAAGTTTTCAGGGGGTCCTGTGGGTTTAAATTCTCTGGCGGTTGCAATTGGAGAGGAACGGCAAACCATTGAAGAAGTTCATGAACCATATCTTATTCAGATTGGCTTTATGAAAAGGACCCCACAAGGAAGAGTTGCTACCCCATTAGCCTATAAACATTTTGGTTTAACTCCTCCAGGTTCTTATATTCCCCCTCTTTTTCCAAGTAATGAATAA
- a CDS encoding SDR family oxidoreductase, with protein sequence MNTGISIFDLTGKVAVVTGGAGVLGNAMVQGLARAGASVAIVDVLLDKAQQLKQEIESQGGKALALYMDAFNKETIEECAQTIVKEWGKIDILVNGVGGNMKQATTSPELSFFDIPADAFQKVVNLNLLGGAIIPSQVFGKYMIKNTEGGSIINIASMNAIRPLTRIPGYSAAKSAVANFTQWLAVHFAQEYNPKLRVNAIAPGFFLSEQNRYLLIDEKTGEPTPRGKTILAHTPMGRYGDPSDLIGTLIWLASDASKFVTGIIVPVDGGFSAFSGV encoded by the coding sequence ATGAATACGGGTATTTCTATTTTTGACCTAACGGGAAAAGTCGCTGTTGTAACAGGTGGAGCGGGTGTTCTTGGCAATGCTATGGTTCAAGGTTTAGCACGAGCCGGTGCCTCGGTAGCGATTGTAGATGTCTTGCTTGACAAAGCCCAGCAACTAAAACAAGAGATTGAAAGTCAGGGAGGGAAAGCACTTGCCTTGTATATGGATGCTTTCAATAAAGAGACTATTGAGGAATGTGCACAAACAATAGTCAAAGAATGGGGGAAAATTGATATTTTAGTCAATGGTGTAGGTGGAAATATGAAACAAGCCACGACTTCACCCGAATTAAGTTTTTTTGATATACCTGCGGATGCTTTCCAGAAAGTTGTTAATTTAAATTTGTTAGGTGGGGCAATTATCCCTTCTCAGGTATTTGGCAAATATATGATAAAAAATACAGAGGGTGGTTCTATCATTAATATTGCGTCCATGAACGCCATTCGCCCCTTAACGCGTATTCCTGGATATAGTGCTGCAAAATCGGCTGTTGCCAATTTTACACAGTGGTTAGCCGTCCACTTTGCCCAGGAATATAATCCTAAATTAAGAGTTAATGCTATAGCCCCAGGATTTTTCCTCAGCGAACAAAATCGTTATTTGTTAATTGATGAAAAGACAGGAGAACCTACTCCGCGTGGTAAAACAATATTAGCCCACACACCTATGGGTCGTTATGGAGACCCATCAGACCTCATAGGGACACTCATCTGGCTTGCCAGTGATGCATCGAAATTCGTCACAGGCATCATAGTTCCTGTTGACGGTGGTTTTTCAGCCTTTTCTGGTGTATAA
- a CDS encoding zinc ABC transporter substrate-binding protein — translation MKFFSIFTSYRLLIVLAVLYNMWGGLLLSPHMYADEPLVVGTSAIYSAVKDLSGKDSELAIVVPPDLCPGHFDLKPGDIEKFINAKLVILHTWQKDLPSIKSLIHGTNPPPEKIAYIQVEGNWLVPQNYIKGLEQIGKVLIKAGLLSEENFKKQFDKRKKEIDNFEQQALKSIKDIHPENIPLIVSAFQSDFVNWLGFKVVDTFPRAEEINLSVWGNFLKKGKEENVKIVVENQQSGEIDLVKRLSTELNAQSTILSSFPYACSSCNSWEASVQNNINSLREAIKKTH, via the coding sequence ATGAAATTCTTTTCAATCTTTACTTCTTATAGGCTCCTAATCGTTTTAGCAGTGCTGTACAACATGTGGGGCGGTCTTCTCTTATCGCCCCACATGTATGCAGATGAACCTCTCGTTGTTGGAACCTCTGCAATATACTCTGCTGTTAAAGACCTTAGCGGGAAAGATTCCGAATTAGCTATTGTTGTCCCACCTGACTTATGTCCGGGGCATTTTGACCTTAAACCTGGTGATATAGAAAAATTCATTAATGCTAAGTTAGTTATTTTACATACTTGGCAAAAGGATTTACCTTCAATTAAAAGTCTTATCCATGGGACAAATCCACCACCTGAAAAGATTGCATATATTCAGGTTGAAGGGAATTGGTTAGTCCCCCAAAACTACATTAAAGGATTGGAACAAATCGGCAAAGTTTTAATAAAAGCAGGTTTACTTTCCGAAGAAAATTTCAAAAAACAATTTGATAAAAGAAAAAAAGAAATTGACAATTTTGAGCAACAAGCCCTCAAAAGTATAAAAGATATCCATCCTGAAAATATCCCCCTCATTGTTTCTGCTTTTCAAAGTGATTTTGTCAATTGGTTAGGCTTTAAGGTGGTTGATACATTTCCCCGAGCAGAAGAAATAAACCTTTCTGTTTGGGGAAATTTTTTAAAAAAGGGAAAAGAAGAGAATGTGAAAATTGTTGTTGAAAATCAACAAAGCGGTGAAATAGACCTTGTTAAAAGGCTATCCACAGAACTGAATGCTCAATCAACTATTTTGTCCAGTTTTCCTTATGCGTGTTCAAGTTGCAATTCATGGGAGGCAAGTGTGCAAAATAATATAAATTCCTTACGGGAAGCCATTAAAAAGACACATTAA
- a CDS encoding metal ABC transporter permease yields MHEILGIPEYLWRPILAGFFSGIACSIVGVFIVTMHLSFLGICIAHSAFTGALFSLWIGWNPLAGAILFSLIASAIVGPLADRGELSPDTSTGIVFSTMLGLAFLFLGLIPGSKASALSLFWGNILTVSRMDIFILAGVATFLIILFTVFYKEIHMVLCHRQVAIYVGIPSALIFYLLIIATGLTIAVSLQTVGGLLIYSLLLNPSASAYQLTYRFKYMLILSILFGISSCWGGIAVSYKFNLPTGATIILISSFIFILSALLSPKKQIKRGKNE; encoded by the coding sequence ATGCACGAGATATTAGGAATACCTGAATATTTATGGCGACCTATACTTGCAGGCTTTTTTTCAGGGATTGCTTGCAGTATAGTCGGCGTTTTTATTGTAACAATGCACCTTTCCTTTTTAGGGATTTGTATTGCCCACTCTGCTTTCACTGGGGCATTATTTAGTCTATGGATAGGCTGGAACCCTCTGGCGGGAGCTATTCTTTTTAGCCTTATCGCATCTGCTATCGTTGGTCCCTTGGCTGACCGCGGTGAATTAAGCCCGGATACCTCCACAGGTATTGTGTTTTCCACTATGTTAGGATTGGCTTTCCTCTTTTTAGGTCTTATACCCGGTTCCAAAGCAAGTGCATTGAGCCTTTTCTGGGGAAATATTTTGACCGTCTCAAGGATGGACATTTTTATTTTGGCAGGAGTTGCTACCTTCCTGATAATCCTTTTTACTGTTTTTTATAAAGAAATACATATGGTCCTATGCCATCGGCAAGTAGCCATTTATGTAGGAATCCCTTCCGCACTCATCTTTTACTTACTCATTATCGCTACAGGCTTAACCATCGCTGTTTCTTTACAAACTGTTGGCGGATTACTCATTTACAGCCTGCTATTAAATCCTTCCGCATCGGCGTATCAACTCACTTACCGATTCAAATATATGCTAATCCTTTCTATCCTGTTTGGAATCAGCTCCTGTTGGGGAGGCATTGCTGTATCTTACAAATTCAATCTTCCGACAGGTGCAACTATCATACTTATATCCTCTTTTATATTCATTCTCTCCGCACTTTTATCACCAAAAAAACAAATAAAAAGGGGCAAAAATGAATAG
- the ruvA gene encoding Holliday junction branch migration protein RuvA: MFDYLRGVITKIRANTLVLDIHGVGYLLNVPVNLLNKVHLDEEALFPVHTVWREDSVDIYAFENDEQKLLFQRLVSISGIGPKMAMAVLSTLSVNEFRQAVMENDYNLIATAPGIGKKTAQRLILEFRNKMGEDTELSALLSPPEEKIIDSDEVYQAMLSMGCSANEAKNAVTFARKQLGDNASIEDLIRTSLQYLKGGPIS, translated from the coding sequence ATGTTTGATTACCTTCGTGGAGTTATAACCAAGATTCGTGCCAATACATTGGTATTGGATATTCACGGGGTAGGGTATTTGTTGAATGTGCCTGTGAACCTATTAAACAAGGTGCATTTGGATGAGGAAGCCCTATTTCCCGTTCATACGGTATGGCGTGAAGACTCTGTGGATATTTATGCTTTTGAGAACGATGAGCAAAAGTTGCTTTTTCAAAGGCTTGTTTCCATAAGTGGGATAGGTCCCAAAATGGCAATGGCTGTATTATCTACCCTTTCTGTGAATGAATTTCGACAGGCTGTTATGGAGAATGATTACAATTTAATTGCCACGGCACCGGGAATTGGGAAAAAAACAGCCCAGCGTTTAATTTTAGAATTTCGTAATAAGATGGGGGAGGATACGGAGTTATCTGCCCTGTTAAGCCCACCGGAAGAGAAAATTATTGATAGCGATGAAGTATATCAAGCAATGTTGTCAATGGGTTGTTCTGCAAATGAGGCTAAAAATGCCGTTACATTCGCAAGAAAACAATTAGGAGACAATGCCAGTATCGAGGATTTAATACGGACATCGTTGCAATACCTGAAAGGAGGACCTATTTCATGA
- a CDS encoding ABC transporter ATP-binding protein: MISEINSKYVIELQNVSVYYNSHTALDNVTLSFCSGEFAVILGPNGSGKTTLLKVLSGLCRTQKGSVKILGQTPSSYNFLLRRKIAHVAQIEAVDPRLPITVRESVAAGRAGICGLGRPLTREDWQLVDSLIERVGISHLANKPMGHLSGGERQKTAIARALAQQAPILLLDEPTASIDPNAQKDILDLLEHKVDLHSFTTLYVTHEIAMMPNRCDRIIMLQKGKVWADGKPEELLLEEKLEELYGGNGFCCSSRFGFHHSHH; this comes from the coding sequence ATGATATCTGAAATAAATTCTAAATATGTAATTGAATTGCAGAATGTTAGTGTCTATTACAACAGTCATACGGCACTTGACAATGTAACACTTTCATTTTGTTCGGGGGAATTTGCTGTTATTTTAGGACCTAATGGTTCAGGGAAAACTACTCTGTTAAAGGTTTTATCGGGTTTATGTAGAACTCAAAAAGGTTCTGTAAAAATTTTAGGGCAAACCCCATCCTCTTATAATTTCCTTTTACGGAGGAAAATTGCTCATGTAGCACAGATAGAAGCCGTAGACCCCAGACTTCCGATAACTGTTCGGGAATCTGTAGCCGCGGGGAGGGCAGGTATATGTGGATTAGGCCGACCGCTTACCCGTGAGGATTGGCAACTTGTGGATTCCTTAATAGAACGGGTTGGTATATCCCATCTTGCCAATAAACCGATGGGACATCTCTCTGGTGGGGAACGACAAAAAACAGCCATTGCCCGCGCACTTGCACAGCAGGCTCCTATTCTACTACTTGATGAACCTACCGCTTCTATTGACCCTAATGCCCAAAAAGATATTTTAGATTTATTAGAACATAAAGTAGATTTACATTCCTTTACCACTTTGTATGTTACTCATGAAATAGCAATGATGCCCAACCGTTGTGACCGTATTATTATGTTACAAAAAGGTAAAGTTTGGGCTGATGGTAAGCCCGAAGAACTTTTACTTGAAGAAAAGTTAGAGGAACTTTATGGTGGGAATGGATTCTGCTGTTCAAGCAGATTTGGGTTTCATCATTCACATCATTAA
- a CDS encoding PAS domain S-box protein, giving the protein MSLLKIRDIIRLLKGSSVSFLVCSEKGTIEYCDKETRKRLIGTVRGVKLEEHLLSEFIEVCYPQGGEVIPASSLYWMQLWKKKIQKKSNGSAIVNWGAFGIRIKDKERGLHKILFFIYPVAESKLSSTLLEDNDYILRILERLSILVIQMDSSGEVLYVNEYIKNLTGWIPSEVVGKNWFETFVPDEIREETIQLFQANRLEANSNDVIFEGEILTKDKKKLLMLWACFPVMQGQGIPSTIMLGQELSTPHKEKLFIRGIRIIKNQFQWLCEDLVHGIPEEEAFSKILHSAIEMTAMEAGVIFKAHPRELTLISAEGLEDKITKLLQNVPINNLVIETIFSSNDVIDISSMIDSLPVNLRERGFAKIFAIPVRTGENPVGCVVLATTRKDMLDEEILPLLHSISCEVGWLFLWYGVQELQRRQGRQYELLERMLPYALLTVEETGEIIGSNRGGIRLLGAEYEEDLLKHNIQRFIPDWCEWIKKLGQKEEIKTDDVREIEIENLKGEKIPTEFIIGHFLLASRSFYMVFLRDIRWRKQAIETIKRAEERYKELFENANDIVYTHDLTGKFTSLNKAGVAITGYSLEEALNMNVFDILVPEYHEEVKERIRKKLEGAPPTKYEVEIIAKDGHKIPLEISTRVIFEKGKPVGIQGIARDITDRKKAEEERKRLEQQILHAQKLESLGILAGGIAHDYNNILVGILGNAGLALARLPKDSPIRTYLKRIEESAQRAAELTNQMLAYSGKGVITTRPLNLSRLINEMKPLFSAIISKKATAEYNYPDNLPPIYGDAIQLHQVLMNLITNASEALGESPGKIVIQIKVVDLSQEHIKESYFLEPVEPGKYICLEVSDTGCGMSKEMITKIFDPFFSTKFAGRGLGLASVLGIVRGHKGTINVYSEPGKGTCFKVYFPISETIKEEKTGREEEQKEHEKGMGEIDKTSSTVLLVDDEEGVLEVANEALTKFGYRTILARNGKEALELFNQHKNELTAVILDLTMPELDGFEVFQEIKKIDNNIPIILCSGFPEKDINQKFGEVKPSGFIQKPYRPIDLIKLLQNVTKNKV; this is encoded by the coding sequence ATGTCACTCTTGAAAATAAGAGATATAATTCGATTATTAAAAGGCTCATCAGTAAGTTTCCTTGTTTGCTCAGAAAAGGGAACAATTGAATATTGTGATAAAGAGACCAGGAAACGGCTAATAGGAACTGTGCGAGGGGTAAAATTAGAGGAACATTTATTGAGTGAATTTATTGAAGTGTGTTATCCCCAAGGAGGAGAAGTAATTCCAGCCTCCTCTCTTTACTGGATGCAGTTATGGAAAAAGAAAATTCAGAAAAAATCTAACGGTAGTGCTATTGTCAATTGGGGTGCTTTTGGAATACGCATAAAAGATAAAGAAAGGGGTCTACATAAAATATTGTTTTTTATTTATCCCGTTGCAGAGAGTAAGTTATCAAGTACCCTTTTAGAAGATAATGACTATATTTTAAGAATCTTGGAACGACTCTCTATCCTGGTCATTCAAATGGATTCTTCCGGAGAAGTTCTGTATGTAAATGAATATATTAAGAATTTAACAGGATGGATACCTTCGGAAGTCGTAGGAAAAAATTGGTTTGAAACATTTGTTCCGGATGAGATAAGAGAAGAAACCATACAATTGTTTCAGGCAAATAGGTTAGAGGCAAATAGCAACGATGTTATATTTGAAGGGGAGATTTTAACAAAAGATAAGAAAAAATTATTAATGTTATGGGCGTGTTTTCCTGTGATGCAGGGACAGGGTATTCCCTCTACGATTATGTTGGGTCAGGAATTAAGCACACCTCATAAGGAAAAGTTGTTTATTCGGGGTATTCGAATTATAAAAAATCAATTCCAATGGTTATGTGAGGACCTCGTTCACGGTATCCCCGAGGAGGAAGCGTTTTCAAAGATTTTGCATAGTGCAATAGAAATGACGGCTATGGAGGCTGGCGTTATTTTTAAGGCACATCCCAGAGAACTTACTTTAATTTCAGCGGAAGGTTTGGAAGATAAAATTACAAAATTATTACAAAATGTCCCTATCAATAATTTAGTAATCGAAACAATATTTTCCAGTAATGATGTAATAGATATTTCCTCTATGATAGATAGTTTGCCGGTTAACTTGCGTGAACGAGGTTTTGCAAAAATTTTTGCAATCCCCGTGCGAACCGGTGAGAATCCTGTGGGCTGTGTGGTTCTCGCTACAACCCGAAAAGATATGCTCGATGAGGAAATTCTTCCTCTTTTACATTCGATATCCTGTGAGGTAGGGTGGCTCTTTCTTTGGTATGGAGTCCAAGAATTACAAAGGAGACAGGGGCGTCAATATGAATTATTAGAGCGGATGCTTCCCTATGCCTTGCTTACTGTGGAAGAAACAGGTGAAATCATAGGTAGTAATCGGGGTGGAATTCGTTTATTAGGGGCTGAGTATGAGGAAGACCTATTAAAACATAATATTCAACGCTTTATTCCCGATTGGTGTGAATGGATAAAGAAATTAGGACAAAAAGAAGAGATTAAAACAGACGATGTTCGAGAAATTGAGATAGAGAACTTAAAAGGGGAAAAAATTCCAACAGAATTTATTATAGGTCATTTCCTGCTTGCAAGTCGTTCCTTCTATATGGTATTTCTTCGGGATATTCGCTGGCGTAAGCAAGCCATTGAAACTATAAAAAGAGCAGAGGAACGCTATAAAGAACTATTTGAGAATGCCAATGATATTGTTTATACCCATGATCTTACAGGTAAATTTACTTCATTAAATAAAGCAGGTGTTGCTATTACGGGATATAGCCTCGAAGAGGCTTTAAATATGAATGTGTTTGATATTCTTGTCCCGGAATACCATGAGGAGGTAAAAGAAAGAATCCGTAAGAAATTAGAAGGGGCTCCTCCTACAAAGTATGAAGTTGAAATTATTGCTAAAGACGGGCATAAAATACCGCTGGAAATTAGCACAAGAGTTATCTTCGAAAAGGGAAAACCTGTAGGGATTCAGGGAATTGCCCGAGATATTACAGACCGAAAGAAGGCGGAAGAAGAGCGAAAAAGGTTAGAACAGCAAATTCTACATGCACAGAAGTTAGAAAGTTTAGGAATCCTTGCGGGAGGAATTGCACATGACTATAACAATATATTAGTGGGGATTCTGGGCAATGCAGGATTGGCTCTTGCACGATTACCTAAAGATTCTCCTATACGAACTTATCTCAAAAGAATTGAAGAATCCGCTCAAAGGGCTGCTGAATTAACCAATCAAATGTTAGCATATTCAGGTAAAGGAGTTATTACAACAAGACCCCTTAATCTGTCCCGATTGATTAATGAAATGAAGCCATTATTCTCTGCCATTATATCCAAAAAGGCAACAGCCGAGTATAACTATCCCGATAATTTGCCCCCTATTTATGGTGATGCCATTCAATTACATCAGGTTTTAATGAATCTAATTACGAATGCTTCGGAAGCACTCGGAGAATCTCCAGGCAAAATAGTTATACAAATAAAGGTTGTTGATTTGAGCCAAGAACATATAAAGGAATCGTATTTCTTAGAGCCGGTTGAACCTGGAAAATATATTTGTCTCGAAGTATCTGATACAGGCTGTGGAATGAGTAAGGAAATGATAACAAAAATTTTTGACCCCTTCTTTTCAACAAAATTTGCTGGAAGAGGTTTGGGGCTTGCTTCTGTTCTGGGAATTGTTCGTGGACATAAAGGGACTATAAATGTTTATAGTGAACCCGGTAAAGGAACTTGTTTTAAGGTCTATTTCCCTATCTCTGAAACAATAAAAGAAGAAAAAACAGGACGGGAGGAAGAACAAAAAGAACATGAAAAAGGGATGGGCGAAATAGATAAAACTTCAAGCACAGTTTTATTAGTTGATGATGAGGAAGGTGTGCTAGAAGTAGCCAATGAAGCCCTTACAAAATTTGGCTATAGGACTATTTTAGCCAGAAATGGGAAAGAGGCGTTAGAACTTTTTAATCAACATAAAAACGAATTAACAGCAGTAATTCTCGATTTGACAATGCCAGAATTAGATGGATTTGAAGTTTTTCAAGAAATAAAAAAGATTGACAACAATATCCCGATTATTTTATGTAGCGGTTTCCCAGAAAAAGATATTAATCAGAAATTTGGAGAGGTAAAACCTTCAGGATTTATTCAAAAACCTTATCGTCCAATTGATTTAATAAAATTATTGCAAAATGTAACGAAGAATAAGGTATAA
- a CDS encoding DUF1559 domain-containing protein has protein sequence MKRTGFTLIELLVVIAIIGILAAILLPALARAREAARRSSCQNNLKQFGLSFKMYANEAKGERFPPLQPFTNPNGAPLFAAPDPEGFFPEYMNDLNTAKCPSDTAVDAAGQYVAARIPDGSIEDHIKAAEANGDLLSQRYFRAAALGHSYWYHGFAITNVEEFYGMWNATGTLGEIEIIPPGTIIGVNPVTAPVKRKNFDNDIPVTTKLPWTAILGKGFATTNNCARLREGIERFAITDINNPAASAQAQSEIIIMFDTFGNPNDSATTAGGVVFNHMPGGCNVLYMDGHVEFIRYPSKFPVIDDKDHNYGIPRQVGHFGLQ, from the coding sequence ATGAAAAGAACAGGCTTTACTCTCATTGAACTTCTTGTCGTCATCGCTATTATCGGCATTCTCGCTGCTATATTACTTCCTGCTTTAGCAAGGGCACGAGAAGCAGCCCGTCGGTCCAGTTGTCAGAACAATCTGAAACAATTTGGACTATCTTTTAAAATGTATGCTAACGAAGCAAAAGGAGAACGATTTCCTCCGTTACAACCTTTTACAAATCCTAATGGTGCTCCTTTATTCGCTGCACCCGACCCGGAGGGTTTTTTCCCCGAATATATGAATGACTTAAATACTGCAAAATGTCCATCAGATACAGCAGTAGATGCTGCTGGTCAATATGTCGCTGCACGTATCCCCGATGGTTCTATTGAAGACCATATAAAAGCAGCCGAAGCCAACGGCGATTTACTTAGTCAACGATATTTCCGTGCTGCCGCATTAGGTCATTCTTATTGGTATCATGGTTTCGCTATTACAAATGTTGAGGAATTCTATGGAATGTGGAACGCAACAGGAACTCTTGGAGAAATAGAAATCATTCCGCCAGGAACGATTATCGGTGTAAACCCTGTAACGGCTCCTGTAAAAAGGAAAAATTTCGATAATGATATTCCCGTTACTACCAAGCTACCCTGGACTGCCATCCTTGGAAAAGGCTTTGCCACAACCAATAATTGTGCCCGTTTACGCGAAGGTATTGAACGATTTGCTATTACAGACATAAACAATCCCGCGGCTTCTGCTCAGGCTCAAAGTGAAATCATAATCATGTTTGATACCTTTGGAAATCCCAATGATTCAGCAACTACAGCAGGTGGCGTTGTCTTTAACCACATGCCCGGTGGATGTAATGTCCTCTATATGGATGGACATGTTGAGTTTATCCGTTATCCTTCCAAATTCCCTGTTATAGATGATAAGGACCACAACTATGGAATACCCCGACAGGTAGGGCACTTCGGATTGCAATAA
- a CDS encoding methyltransferase domain-containing protein: MNSIPIQNHPHTHQHHKEIEHFFNNHAPNWDSYKTKEELQAIENLLSLVNIPQNSIIIDIGCGTGILVPYLLKHIKNSGLIIETDLSPQMIQYGKNKFKNNSYTAWLIADAHDLPVKDHSVNAIICFSVFPHLINQQKAMIEHARILAPNGIWVLCHTKPRREINKFHKNLGGIVGNHIIPDKKTILNMLKQAQLKLQYFQDNSNGYLLIASPQTSK, from the coding sequence ATGAATAGCATTCCAATCCAAAATCATCCTCATACACACCAACACCATAAAGAAATAGAACACTTTTTCAATAATCATGCTCCCAACTGGGACAGTTATAAAACAAAAGAAGAACTACAAGCCATTGAAAATCTATTAAGCCTTGTAAATATTCCACAAAACAGTATTATCATTGACATCGGTTGTGGCACGGGAATTCTTGTCCCTTATCTTCTTAAACACATTAAAAACAGCGGATTAATCATCGAAACAGACCTCTCTCCCCAGATGATTCAATACGGAAAAAATAAATTCAAAAACAACTCCTATACCGCCTGGCTCATAGCCGATGCCCACGACCTACCTGTCAAAGACCATTCCGTAAACGCTATTATCTGTTTTTCCGTTTTCCCCCACTTGATAAACCAACAAAAAGCAATGATAGAACATGCCCGAATCCTCGCCCCTAACGGGATTTGGGTCCTTTGCCACACAAAACCACGAAGAGAAATCAACAAATTTCACAAAAACCTCGGCGGTATCGTCGGAAATCACATCATTCCCGACAAAAAAACCATCCTCAACATGCTCAAACAAGCCCAACTCAAACTCCAATACTTCCAGGACAATTCCAACGGCTACCTCCTCATCGCCTCACCCCAGACGAGTAAATAA